The following nucleotide sequence is from Paenibacillus odorifer.
TCTTTAATAAAGATGACCCGGTTGCAAAAGCTCGCAGCCACTGCATCATGCGTGACCATCAGCACCGTAGCTCCTTCTTCCTTATTCACCTCTGTCAACATATTCATGACTTCCCCTGAGGCTTTGGAATCCAGATTGCCTGTGGGCTCATCCGCCAAAATTAACGCTGGACGATGAATCATCGCCCGGGCGATAGCCGCCCGCTGCATTTGTCCGCCTGAGACCTCATACGTGCGCTTCTTCAGCAAATGTTCTATGCCAAGCAAGGTAGTGACCTCTTTTAGCCTGCTCTCCATCTCTGGGACACGGGCACCTGCAAGCGTTAAAGGTAATACGATGTTCTCCTCTACAGTGAGCGTATCCAGTAGATTAAAATGCTGAAAGACGAAGCCTAGCTCATGACGGCGAAAAAGTGCCTTTTCTTTTCTGCTAAGCAGATTAGGATCTCGCCCGTTGATCAGAATCTGACCGGAGGTCGGTTGGTCGATGGTGGCAATCGTGTTGAGCAGCGTTGTTTTCCCACTCCCTGATGGGCCCATTATGCCAACGAACTCCCCCTTTTCTACAGAAAAGCGGATATGATTCAGCGCCTGAGTGGACACTTTACCCTCATATATTTTTGATAAATTATGAACATCTAGAATGGGCAAGTGTTACCTCTCCTTCTTTCGACTGGATTGCCTTCATTATACAAAGTGTACACATGGGCTGCTATTTCTGAAACTTACAATGCCCTTACACATTTGTAAGGTTTGTTATATGCTGCTCCCTAAATACAATCCGCACGGTGGTCCCGCTTCCTTCTTCGGAACGAATACTCACCTCATGTCCAAGCTTGCCGCAGATCTGCTTCACGAGATATAAACCCATCCCCGTAGATTCCTGGAAGGTTCGTCCATTCACCCCGGTAAAATATGCATCGAACACGCGCGGCAGATCTCCTGCTGGTATGCCCACTCCTTCATCCCGGATC
It contains:
- a CDS encoding ABC transporter ATP-binding protein, with protein sequence MPILDVHNLSKIYEGKVSTQALNHIRFSVEKGEFVGIMGPSGSGKTTLLNTIATIDQPTSGQILINGRDPNLLSRKEKALFRRHELGFVFQHFNLLDTLTVEENIVLPLTLAGARVPEMESRLKEVTTLLGIEHLLKKRTYEVSGGQMQRAAIARAMIHRPALILADEPTGNLDSKASGEVMNMLTEVNKEEGATVLMVTHDAVAASFCNRVIFIKDGRFYSEMYKGSNRGAFFQSIIDMLSLLGGTSHDLSAIRL